A region of Solanum dulcamara chromosome 7, daSolDulc1.2, whole genome shotgun sequence DNA encodes the following proteins:
- the LOC129896790 gene encoding uncharacterized protein LOC129896790 isoform X1, translating into MQVTNMQALRALHFQKHLLNLPPTTSLSSLRFTVICNSRQFHSTRRQHFPNQPTALTDDAVQGWTAPSAARENPSGDNLPQRESKASANYSNVLGSKGRVYQVIGNGNKKKGKGKSKTVWVCSDCGYDDGQWWGICKQCNGVNTMKRFSEGVERLTSGFEVSENVTRSWLPHQSVRAMPTKLTDVNKGINQSNWRIPLSGLFGAEVGRVLGGGLVPGCLVLVGGDPGVGKSTLLLQIAAIVAEGCDMGGPAPVLYVSGEESVEQIGNRADRMRIGTDELFLYASTDVEDILEKTQTLSLRALVIDSIQTVYLRGVTGSAGGLSQVKECTEALLRFAKKTNIPVFLIGHVTKSGEIAGPRVLEHIVDVVLYMEGEKYSSHRLLRSVKNRFGSTDELGVFEMSQSGLQAVSNPSEMFLSEQQSDSEFLAGLAVTVIMDGSRAFLIEIQALCVAGSSVSRQVNGVQAGRAEMIISVLIKQAGLKLQENGVFLNVVSGVSLSETAGDLAVAAAICSSFLEFPLPVGIAFIGEIGLGGEIRMVPRMDKRVNTVAKLGYKKCIMPKSAEASLSALDLGDTEIVACRNLKEMINVVFRKH; encoded by the exons ATGCAAGTAACAAACATGCAAGCACTGAGAGCTCTCCATTTCCAAAAACACTTGCTCAATCTCCCTCCAACAACCTCTCTTTCATCTCTCCGTTTCACTGTTATATGCAACTCGCGCCAGTTCCACTCCACTCGCCGGCAACACTTTCCTAATCAGCCCACAGCTCTCACAGACGACGCCGTACAAGGCTGGACCGCTCCTTCAGCAGCTCGAGAAAACCCTAGTGGTGATAATCTTCCGCAAAGGGAGTCTAAAGCGAGTGCAAATTACTCCAACGTTTTGGGTTCAAAAGGTAGGGTTTATCAGGTTATAGGGAATGGGAACAAGAAGAAGGGAAAAGGGAAGAGTAAAACAGTGTGGGTGTGTTCTGATTGTGGGTATGATGACGGGCAGTGGTGGGGGATATGTAAGCAGTGTAATGGGGTTAATACTATGAAGCGGTTTTCTGAAGGGGTAGAGCGTCTCACGAGTGGGTTTGAGGTTTCAGAGAATGTGACAAGGTCGTGGCTGCCTCATCAGTCTGTTAGAGCTATGCCAACGAAATTGACGGATGTGAATAAGGGAATTAATCAATCGAATTGGCGAATACCTCT GTCTGGCCTTTTTGGAGCTGAAGTGGGAAGAGTACTTGGTGGTGGTCTTGTGCCAG gttgcttagttttagttggcGGTGATCCAGGTGTTGGTAAGAGCACGTTACTGTTACAG ATTGCAGCCATAGTTGCAGAGGGGTGTGATATGGGGGGACCAGCACCAGTTCTCTATGTGTCTGGTGAAGAG AGTGTTGAGCAAATTGGGAACAGAGCTGATCGGATGAGAATCGGGACGGATGAACTATTTTTATATGCAAGTACAGATGTTGAG GATATTCTGGAAAAGACCCAAACTCTCTCACTGCGAGCTTTGGTAATTGATTCCATACAGACAGTTTATCTGAGAGGAGTAACTGGAAGTGCAGGAGGTCTATCGCAG GTAAAAGAATGCACAGAAGCATTGCTGCGGTTTGCCAAGAAGACCAATATCCCTGTGTTTCTG ATTGGACATGTGACTAAATCTGGAGAAATAGCTGGTCCTCGCGTCTTGGAGCACATAGTTGATGTTGTTCTTTATATGGAA GGAGAGAAGTATTCATCTCATCGTTTACTTCGTTCAGTGAAGAATCGATTTGGATCCACAGATGAG CTTGGAGTGTTTGAAATGTCGCAATCAGGCTTGCAGGCTGTTTCAAACCCAAGTGAAATGTTTCTAAGTGAGCAGCAGTCGGATTCTGAATTTCTGGCTGGATTAGCTGTTACTGTAATTATGGATGGATCTCGAGCCTTTCTTATTGAAATTCAG GCATTGTGTGTTGCTGGTTCATCTGTCTCAAGACAAGTAAATGGTGTTCAAGCAGGCAGAGCTGAGATGATAATTTCA GTTCTTATAAAGCAAGCTGGTCTCAAGCTACAAGAGAAT GGCGTTTTTCTCAATGTTGTCAGCGGGGTTAGCCTGTCAGAGACTGCTGGTGATCTTGCAGTAGCAGCAGCAATTTGCAGCAG TTTTTTGGAATTCCCTCTTCCTGTGGGCATTGCATTCATTGGGGAAATTGGCCTTGGCGGTGAAATTCGTATG
- the LOC129896790 gene encoding uncharacterized protein LOC129896790 isoform X2 encodes MQVTNMQALRALHFQKHLLNLPPTTSLSSLRFTVICNSRQFHSTRRQHFPNQPTALTDDAVQGWTAPSAARENPSGDNLPQRESKASANYSNVLGSKGRVYQVIGNGNKKKGKGKSKTVWVCSDCGYDDGQWWGICKQCNGVNTMKRFSEGVERLTSGFEVSENVTRSWLPHQSVRAMPTKLTDVNKGINQSNWRIPLSGLFGAEVGRVLGGGLVPGCLVLVGGDPGVGKSTLLLQIAAIVAEGCDMGGPAPVLYVSGEESVEQIGNRADRMRIGTDELFLYASTDVEDILEKTQTLSLRALVIDSIQTVYLRGVTGSAGGLSQVKECTEALLRFAKKTNIPVFLIGHVTKSGEIAGPRVLEHIVDVVLYMEGEKYSSHRLLRSVKNRFGSTDELGVFEMSQSGLQAVSNPSEMFLSEQQSDSEFLAGLAVTVIMDGSRAFLIEIQALCVAGSSVSRQVNGVQAGRAEMIISGVFLNVVSGVSLSETAGDLAVAAAICSSFLEFPLPVGIAFIGEIGLGGEIRMVPRMDKRVNTVAKLGYKKCIMPKSAEASLSALDLGDTEIVACRNLKEMINVVFRKH; translated from the exons ATGCAAGTAACAAACATGCAAGCACTGAGAGCTCTCCATTTCCAAAAACACTTGCTCAATCTCCCTCCAACAACCTCTCTTTCATCTCTCCGTTTCACTGTTATATGCAACTCGCGCCAGTTCCACTCCACTCGCCGGCAACACTTTCCTAATCAGCCCACAGCTCTCACAGACGACGCCGTACAAGGCTGGACCGCTCCTTCAGCAGCTCGAGAAAACCCTAGTGGTGATAATCTTCCGCAAAGGGAGTCTAAAGCGAGTGCAAATTACTCCAACGTTTTGGGTTCAAAAGGTAGGGTTTATCAGGTTATAGGGAATGGGAACAAGAAGAAGGGAAAAGGGAAGAGTAAAACAGTGTGGGTGTGTTCTGATTGTGGGTATGATGACGGGCAGTGGTGGGGGATATGTAAGCAGTGTAATGGGGTTAATACTATGAAGCGGTTTTCTGAAGGGGTAGAGCGTCTCACGAGTGGGTTTGAGGTTTCAGAGAATGTGACAAGGTCGTGGCTGCCTCATCAGTCTGTTAGAGCTATGCCAACGAAATTGACGGATGTGAATAAGGGAATTAATCAATCGAATTGGCGAATACCTCT GTCTGGCCTTTTTGGAGCTGAAGTGGGAAGAGTACTTGGTGGTGGTCTTGTGCCAG gttgcttagttttagttggcGGTGATCCAGGTGTTGGTAAGAGCACGTTACTGTTACAG ATTGCAGCCATAGTTGCAGAGGGGTGTGATATGGGGGGACCAGCACCAGTTCTCTATGTGTCTGGTGAAGAG AGTGTTGAGCAAATTGGGAACAGAGCTGATCGGATGAGAATCGGGACGGATGAACTATTTTTATATGCAAGTACAGATGTTGAG GATATTCTGGAAAAGACCCAAACTCTCTCACTGCGAGCTTTGGTAATTGATTCCATACAGACAGTTTATCTGAGAGGAGTAACTGGAAGTGCAGGAGGTCTATCGCAG GTAAAAGAATGCACAGAAGCATTGCTGCGGTTTGCCAAGAAGACCAATATCCCTGTGTTTCTG ATTGGACATGTGACTAAATCTGGAGAAATAGCTGGTCCTCGCGTCTTGGAGCACATAGTTGATGTTGTTCTTTATATGGAA GGAGAGAAGTATTCATCTCATCGTTTACTTCGTTCAGTGAAGAATCGATTTGGATCCACAGATGAG CTTGGAGTGTTTGAAATGTCGCAATCAGGCTTGCAGGCTGTTTCAAACCCAAGTGAAATGTTTCTAAGTGAGCAGCAGTCGGATTCTGAATTTCTGGCTGGATTAGCTGTTACTGTAATTATGGATGGATCTCGAGCCTTTCTTATTGAAATTCAG GCATTGTGTGTTGCTGGTTCATCTGTCTCAAGACAAGTAAATGGTGTTCAAGCAGGCAGAGCTGAGATGATAATTTCA GGCGTTTTTCTCAATGTTGTCAGCGGGGTTAGCCTGTCAGAGACTGCTGGTGATCTTGCAGTAGCAGCAGCAATTTGCAGCAG TTTTTTGGAATTCCCTCTTCCTGTGGGCATTGCATTCATTGGGGAAATTGGCCTTGGCGGTGAAATTCGTATG